TTTGGACATGTGGTAATGATACTTGCCTCCTTGTGGGATGTGATCTCCTCAGACACAGCCGCTGCAGTTTGAGTCCCAGACAGTATCAACAGTTTAAACGATGATGTTTCAGTGTCAGATCTCTTAACACTATCAGCAGAAGATATATTAAACTGATGTCCCGCTGTGTTTATACTCCTAACTCTGTATAATACTCCCAATTGCACGCAGCTCTTTCAGTAAAATTAATATTTGTCGTTAAAAACGCATTGAATCTCTTTCGTGATCGTCATGCAGCAGTTTCTCGGCCACTCTGCGTCCCTCGACTCGtgcattcagtttgttttttttttttttgccacagtgtAAACAAGCAGAGCTGGTATTCAATGGTGTGCTTCATTCTGCAGTGTGCAAAAGTATCATGGTCCCATAATACCTATATTGTTTTAAATAAGTATGGTTTTTGAGTACTCGGTTTTACGTCTCCTGCCAGGTTAAGATACTGCGTCTTCCTCAGCGAGGCTGTGATCGGTTCTCggcagatggaggagaaatgatGTCTCTGGCACTGCTGATGACCTTTTCTACCTGTGATCCCTTTAATAAAAGTGTTCATATTATACACTCTTGTTCAGAGTCTTGTTCGTACTGATTTGGGAAACAAGCCGGCGCTCTGAACACGTGATGTGCGTCTGATTGTGTGCGTGCGTTTCTTCACGGTAGAAATTATGATTCGCTGGGAGAAAGAATGTGAAGAATTCACCaagttttctgctgtttacactgttttatttcaacacaagGGCAACACAGTGATCAAAACCAGTTTATTTACAATTGTATAAATGTTAAGTATATTTCTGTTTGAAAGCATAAGCAggctcattaaaacacacattccttcctcctgtctgaccCGACTTGAGTGGGTTAATCAGTTAGCCTCAGATGTAACGTGCTGCTCTTTTCTGTCCCAGCAAACAATCCCTCCTTTTTTAACATCATGAGAACCCTTATGTCAGCGGAGAgcgatgcattgtgggtatgAGCGCGGTCATGGGAGCCAGCGTACGCATCACATTagcagcagagacacatgaCGCTGaggaaaccaaacaaaaatgcattagaGCCGGTGCTGACATTTTGACCAGCAAGCAGAGAAACATGTTGCTTCAGACAGAAAGACGGAGGCGTGTTGATTAAAGGGACGACAAGGTGCAGTTTAataaaagatgaagaggagaattATCTTTTGATAAATGTTCACAGAGCGGAGCTGCTCATTCTGCTGACTGACATCTTCACAGCTTCAACTTAAGACTTTATTATGTCAAACTAACTTCCCCTCAGGCCACAAATACAAGATCATTTGGTTGATACgacattttttttacaaggtCTAGTTGCTGATATCCACAGTGAGCAAAGCTGAGTTCATGTTTCAGTTCAGTCTCATCTTCAGGGTGCtgttgtgttttagcttcaGTCGGAGCATCAGCAGCAGTTGGACTTCCTCTTGCTGGGTGTGTGATTGGCCTCCGTGCTGTCTGTGAGCCCTGTGATGAACACAAACgaagaatacaaaaaagtaaaatgataaaaatgggCAAAAGCTACgtattgtcaacaaatccaatgaaaaattaaaaagcaacaaTGAAGTAATCCTTCAAATTACATTGTGTACAACCTTCAaattgtataaaaacaaaaattatgcaataaaaaaatgtagaatTTAACAGAATATATTATGATTTTAGCCTcatctttaatatttcagtttttaacaaCCTTTGTGGCCGATTTTCTGAGTTTACAAAgtgcacttgaacgcaccgtGAACAGTGTCATGAAAACCTTAAAGAAAAtacttgcctttttttctttcacctaaAGTTTTATCCAACATGTCTAAAAAAATCCCTTCAATcagtttaaaaaggaaaaatcacattttaccTTTACTGCTCACAACTGTCAGATATCTGAGTCAAAAAAACTGGACCGCAGACGACAGATCAGAGGTCGGAAAGATGAACTAACAcgttgatttttttaatatcaagtTTGCTGACGAtgagaaaaatgttgttaaaataacacaaattgGTGTTCTAGATGTTTGTGATCTGAGCTGTAGAGGAGCGGGTTTGCTCGGGTTCACAGCTGTCATGAGAAAACTGATTTCCAcgcttcagctgcagctggaggaatAAACCTTGAGAGACTCTTACACACCGAGTTTGATAGACTTAAAAATAAACCACGACTGTCTTCGTCTTCATCTGAAGATACAGGAGGAGAAATTGGGAGCCTAGTGAGCAGATGAATTAATCAACAACATAACTGAATATCGAGATGCTATGAGACCGactcactgatgatgtcacccaCGTGCCTCGCGCCGCTCTTCTCCAGCTCGGACAAAACGTTGGCCTCGAAAGTCAGAGAGGCCACGCGGAAGAAGAACTCCCGGACGCCGTCTCCTGGAACCAAACAGAGACGGGAAGAAGGAAGAGGCTTAGTGAGACAAAGAGGAGATTAAACAGAGAATGAAAAGCATAACgatgtgttcatgttcatatgtgtgtgtgtgtgtgtgtgtgtgactcccACCTGACTTGGCAGACACAGCCCAGTACTCAGCTTTGATTTCCTCTGACAGTCTGatggcctcctcctccacctgagacAGCTGATCAGGAGACTGAGgagtgaaacaaacagacagaagtgaGGAAATCTTCAGGCCGTCGCTCagatattctgaaaaaaaaaaacgtcaatTAACCGAGGAGATGATTGGCAAAGCTCATTTTCACATTCgtggttttattttgggttCCTACTAGAACAGGATTATGTGCTTTAAGGCtcaaaaaaacagctcaaatTCACCCACACTGAGGTCCTTCTTGGTGCCGACGAggaacaataaaacactggacgGGTCGTTTTCCTTCATGGCGTCCTCCAGCcactgcctgcacacacacacacacaaacacacacttagtCTTCAAATGGCATTTAAATGGTATAATAATGAGATTGTAACGATGTGTTCCTTACCTGGCGTGTGCTAAAGAGCTCACACTGCTCAAGTCAAACACCACTATGATGGCTGGAGgaaatgaacacacaaacattgtaaacacaacaacaacacacacaaacagagagcgtgatgaggaggacagagactgaGCATCATTCACCTTGTGCTCCTCTGTAATATGTTGACGCGATGCATTTGAAGCGCTCCTGACCGGCCGTGTCCCACCTGAAACAGATCAGACGCAGAGAGAAGACGGCTGTTACGGCAtcttcaggtttttattttgaaaagaaaaaagcatgcTGATCTGTCAACAGAACAGAGGCGGGGCGTGCCACACTGGTGTGATGTCGGCCCAAACGAATATCCAATGAAAGAGTCCGATCATGTTGCAGATGTGGAGATTATTTGCAGAGTTCGTTAAATGTCCCGTGCagcctgtcctgtctttctGGGTAATAACCCTTTAAATCACATTACCTCCACACATGTGCACTTACATGCAGGACCAAAGCCAGCAGGAACAACTTGTCATTTAAGGCACTTAAAGAGTTTAAGGCACAAGCTAATGAAATCTACAAGATGTTGGATAACCTCAGAAgtgggtatatatatataatcatgtGATTGGGTCTAACTTTAGACCAGACACTGTATGTGGCCCAATGAAGAGCAGGCGGCATTAAACAGCTTGTTGACTTGATCTTGTTTTGATCAGTCATCTGTTCAGGACTCAGTCTGTGaactgagtgtgtttctgtggtgcAGCGCCGTACGtacagctgcagactgaagggAACGCCGAGCACCTCGAAGCGCTCCATCTCAAAGTCCACCCCGATGGTCGCTTTGTAGTTCTTGTCAAACACGCCCTTACGAAACCTGACGGGAACAAGAGAAGTGAACTACAGCCACCGACAGGACGTGAGGGAATGACAGTTTTACTTTTATGACTATTGTGCTGCCCAAATattaaagttagcatgctaaccagctagcctcggTCCACAGCTCTCCCCTGGCATCCAtgctcccagtctggactgctaactgcatggctaactgagctaactgagctaacggcagCCATAGTTAGCAGCGGTTGTGAGAAGTTtactaaatgaaataaatgttcactgtgatttttttcttcacagtagTATCATGGAAGTCGaatctaataaaaaaatgtccccttttttctttcagactcAGAAGTAACTCAGTTAAACAGATTGTGATGATTTggaccagctgtgtgtgtgtgtgtgtgtgcgcgtgtgtgtgactTTAATTCGTAACATGACaactttatttcacacacatatttctttCAGAGAGACTAAATGTTACtggtttaaacatttttagcaCGATGTTCAGGGTTTACTGTGTTTTCCTGGAACAAAATCAACATCAGCTGCAGTAAAAACAACTACAGAAGAAACTCTTCATCAagcaatacaaaaaaatctTAGCTCAGAAttgaataaaacatctaaaaacaggCACACGATCCTCTGATCGATCTGATCATTCATGACTCGCCTCTCACCTGCTGATTAGACACGTTTTCCCAACCGCGACATCTCCGACTACGATGACCTTGGCGATGTTGAAGCTGCCAAC
This sequence is a window from Acanthopagrus latus isolate v.2019 chromosome 13, fAcaLat1.1, whole genome shotgun sequence. Protein-coding genes within it:
- the rab34b gene encoding ras-related protein Rab-34 isoform X1; the protein is MLPPVKKDRVITHLPRCFSPHAALHTKDGFHPQVKAVCQVQKAGTVNFNIAKVIVVGDVAVGKTCLISRFRKGVFDKNYKATIGVDFEMERFEVLGVPFSLQLWDTAGQERFKCIASTYYRGAQAIIVVFDLSSVSSLAHARQWLEDAMKENDPSSVLLFLVGTKKDLSVEYLSDGLKISSLLSVCFTPQSPDQLSQVEEEAIRLSEEIKAEYWAVSAKSGDGVREFFFRVASLTFEANVLSELEKSGARHVGDIIRLTDSTEANHTPSKRKSNCC
- the rab34b gene encoding ras-related protein Rab-34 isoform X2: MLPPVKKDRVITHLPRCFSPHAALHTKDGFHPQVKAVCQVQKAGTVNFNIAKVIVVGDVAVGKTCLISRFRKGVFDKNYKATIGVDFEMERFEVLGVPFSLQLWDTAGQERFKCIASTYYRGAQAIIVVFDLSSVSSLAHARQWLEDAMKENDPSSVLLFLVGTKKDLSSPDQLSQVEEEAIRLSEEIKAEYWAVSAKSGDGVREFFFRVASLTFEANVLSELEKSGARHVGDIIRLTDSTEANHTPSKRKSNCC